GGCAGCAGCAATAGGTGGTATATATCAAAAGCAACAAGCACAAGACTCTCAAATAACATTATACGGTAACACAATAACAAGTAGTAATAACACATTTAACAACTTAATACCCGGATTATCTATAACTGCATTATCTACCGGTAGTTCAAATATATCTGTTTCTAATGATTATAGTAGTTTAAAACAAACCATATCAAATTTAGTAGATAAATATAATAAAATAGTTGATTTTATATCTACGAATACAGGTAAAGATGGTGTTTTATCCGGTGAATATTCTTTAAACAGTATAACTGACCAAATATTTAACGGTTTACAACCACTTTTAACAGAAGGAATTTTAAATTTTGATTATCATACCGGACATTTATCTGTAGATAATACAAAATTAGATGCAGAAATATCTACCAACCTTGATACATTAAAAACTAATATATCTCAAGTTAAAAATAATCTTTTCAATTATATGTTGTATATAACCGGAATTGATGGAATTATTCAGCAAAAATCTGTATCTTATGATAACCAAATAAACAGTATAAATGAAACTATCCAGTCTTTGCAAGATAGACTTAATTCCGAAATGGATAATTTAAAACAGCAATTTATATATATGCAAAATATAATGCAACAATATCAAAGTTTGGGAACAACTATCTCGGCTACATTTTTAAATAAAAGTAATAACGGTTAAAAGGAGATAATATGATAAATCCTTATGAAGCATATTTAGAAAGTAATATATCAACTGCTTCAAAATTAGACCAGATAATTATGTTATATGATAAAGCAATTATCTCATTGGAAAGAGCAAAAGAGGATATAAAAAATAATGATATTAAATCTAAAATAAACAATATTAACAAAGCATTAGATATTATAAACTATCTGAATGCTATTCTTGATATGGAGAAAGGAGAAGAAATAGCTCAAAATTTAAGGGATATATATACCTTCTTGATGAAACATATAACTATAGCCAATGCTGAAAACAGCGTAGAAAAAATAGATGAAAGTATAAAGGTATTAAAAAATCTAAATGAAGGTTGGATAGGAATAAAAGATAAAATATAAGGGGTTAATATTGAAAGATGAATTAGATAAATTATTTGATGATGTACTTGTAATTTTAGCTCAAAAAAATTTTGATTTTAATAATTTTAAAGAAAACATTGAGAGATTATCATCGGTTGTTTTTAATATAGACATAAACTCTCTACCGGAAGAAGATAAAAAATTATTATTAGATAAAATAAATAATCTATTAAATCTCCTTGCTGAAAAACAAAAAGAGATGATAAAATCTATAGAAGGAAAAAAATTAGAGCAAAAGTATATAAACAATATGCAAATAAGCTAAAAGGAGGATTTTTATATGTTTTCTGTGGCTATTTTAAATTTGTATAATGATAACCAAAAACTGCAAAAAAATTTAGACATTATTCAAGAAAGTATGGAAATAGATAATCTTGATAAGATAGTGATTGTTGGAAAAAAACCGGAAGATATTAACACAGAACTTGATGTGGAATATTTGGAGATAAACTCTGATAATAAAGCATTTTTGAGAAATAAAGCCTTAGAAAAGATAGATTCTGAATATACTTTATGGCTTTCTGATTTTTCAGAACTTGATGATTTTACTATAGATGAGCTTGTGGAAGTAGCAAATGAATATAAAGATGCTGATATAATATATCCTAACTCTGTTTATAAAAATCTTCAAGGTGATAAATCTATAAATATGTATCCGGATTTTTACGGTAGAGAAAAAGATATTTTACAAACATTAAGTATTGAAAATTTTTTGCCGGAGTTTGGAGTTTTGACAAAAAATCAGACTGTAAAAGATTTTAATGAAGATTTTGATGATTTTGAATTTTATGAAAAGATATATAAAAATCTGAATAATTTAAAACTAAAATGTTCTGATATTAGCTTTATAACTATAAATGAGAAAGATAGTTTTATAGATACATCTTATAGAGCAAAAGCTATTAGAGATTTATTAGAAATTTATGATTTAAAAGAGATATTTAAAAATATCAATTGGGAAGATGAGAACTCTGCATTGGCTACTGCATATACCATAATAGGAGATAGATTATCAAATTATTATGATTTCTTCAATGCAACGGAATTTTACAGAAAAGCTTTATTATCTTTTCATAATAAACATACATTAAAACAATTAATAAAAGCTTATGTTTATATGGGATTATTTGATAAAGCAAAAGAGTTGGTATCGCAGGAACAAGGTTTAAATCAAGATGAGATAAAAGCGATAACCCAAGAAATATCACAAGCAGAGCAGATAATAAATCTTCTTGAAAAATCAGTCCTTGAAAATAAACTTGATGATGTTCTATCAATGATAAATGAGGTTATACAGTATTATAAAGGTGCTATGATTTATAATATTCTCGGTGTGATTTTTTATTATAAACAAGATTTAATAAATTCTTATAGATTTTTCCATAAAGCTTTTACAATGAATCCTATAGATGAAGATATACTTAGAAATTTAGTAGATTTAGCAAAATTAACCGGTAATGAGGAAAAAGTTAAAAAATTAGTAAAAAGATTAATAGGATAAAATTTATTTATTTGAAGTTATGTAAAGTATAAATAGAGGTTTATGATGGATGCCTTGAAAAAATTAATAGAGGCTTATTGGTTAACAGGTTCTCAAAATATAAAAAATATTTTAATAAAAAAAATCAGATTTCAAAATTTATCAAGAATAAAAAAATATCATTCAAATAAGAAATTACCATTAAAAGTATTATTTATAGTTATGCATAGTAGTGGGTTTAAATCTTTAAATGTTTTGAGAGAAATGATAAATGATAAAACTTTTGAGCCTATAATAATGGTCAATCCTTATACACTTAAAGATAAAGAATCTATGATAGAACAAATAGAGGAAGAATTTGAACATATAAAAAACATGAATTTACCTGTACAAATAATAAGTTCATATAAAAAAGAAAGTGATTCTTGGGTTAATATAAAGGAAGAAATAAATCCGGATATTGTATTTTTTACAAATCCTCATAAACTAACTTATTATGAATATTATGAAGAATTGTTTATAAATTATATTTCTTATTATGTTCCATATTCACACCAAATATCAAATTATGGAAATTATTATCCACAATACAATCAATTATTTCATAATGCCGTATTTAAAATTTTTACTCCTCACAAAGATGATTTAATAATTCATCAAAAATATTCCGATAATAAGGGTATAAATGTAGAAGTGACAGGTTATCCTGCAACAGAAAAATTAATTGATAAAAATTATGTACCAGTGGATGTATGGAAACCTCAAAAAAAGAAAAAAATTAGAATTATTTATGCTCCACATCATACCTTTAATTATCAAGAACTTCCTTTATCTACATTTTTAAGATACTCAGAGTTTATGAAAAATTTAGTTGAAAAATATAAAGATGAAGTACAGTGGGTATTTAGACCTCACCCTCTTCTCAAAGAAAAATTGATAAAATACAAGGATTGGGGAGAATATAAAACAAAAAAATATTGGGAGTTTTGGGAAGAACATCCAAATTGTCAGATAAGTGAAGGTGGAGAATATATAGACTTATTTCTAACTTCAGATGCAATGATTCATGATTGCGGTTCTTTCTTAGCAGAATACCTATATGTAAATAAGCCGGTTTTATATTTAGTAGCAAATAGTAATATAAAGGAATATTTTAACTCTTTTGGATTGAAAGCTTTTGAAGCTTGTTATCATGCCTATAAGGAAGAAGATATTGACAATTTTATAAAGAGTTTAATTGAAGGTAAAAAAGATGTTAAAAAAACAGTTAGAGAAAAATTTTTAGAAGAAAACATTTATCCATTTTTTAAAGATAAAACTCCTTCTCAAAGAATAATTGAATCTATAAAAAAGGATTTTAATATTATCTAATATCAGTTCGAAAATAGAAAAGTTATTGATTTTAATCAATTAACAAAGTTTAATATTAAACATAATTTTTAATTTCCAAACTTGTGGTTCTTTTATCTTAAATTTGTATTAATCTAAGTCCCTTTTTAATTGCTCTAAAATTTCTATTGCTTTAATAATTTCGAATTTTGAAACTGAAAGAGATTTTAATGTTTGTTTCAATTGAGTAGTAGAAATATCTTTCGTTCTATCTAAGTAAACAACCTCACAGTATTCTTTCAAAAAATCAAACTTACCCTTCCAATCATTACCCATCACAAATACATCAACATTATATTTTTTTATATCGTTAATTTTCTGTTCCCAGCAATATTCTGGAATTACTAAATCAACGCATTTTATGTTGGCAACAATTTCTGCTCTATGAGAATAAGGAATTATTGTTTTTTTTCCTTTTATTTCATTAAACTCATCCGTAGATACTCCAACAATTAAATAATCTCCAAGTTCTTTAGCCCTTTTTAGCAAATTTAAATGTCCTATGTGAAATAAATCAAATGTACCATAAGTAATAACTACTTTTCTGCTTTTATTGTCCATATCCTTTCCTTGCAAATTTTATTAATTCTGTAAACTGCTCTTTATCTCTTGGTTTGTTCATACATTTTACATATAATTCAAGCAATTCTTTGGGTGCATCTTTATAAATTTCTCTTAATTTATCTTCATCTTTTCTTTTGTAGTTTATTATTAAATCCGGATTAAATGATTTTCCGGTTTTGCCTGTAAAAATATCTATTACTACCGTAAAGATTGTTCTTAGATTACCAATATTTTCTACATAATTATTAAAATAGTCTTTAACTAACTCTATAAAATAACTGTCATCAATATCCCCGTAATGTTTTTTCATGAATAAAGCTCTATTTCGCATAGCATAATAGAGGGAAAGCTCATTTTGTTTCCATTTTCCTATTGTAGAGCCACCTTTGTGATAGATTTCGGTATATGGAGTATATATCAATTTATAACCTTTTTTTAATAATCTTTGATGAATATCGTTATCTTCGTAATATAAAAAGTAGCATTCTTCCCATAAGCCTATCTCATCATATATTTTGGATTTCATAAGTAGATTTGCACCGGATAAAAATTTAGCTTCTTTAATTCTATCCGGTGTATCATCAATGGGTATATAAGAAGCCATAACTCCGTTATATTGGACTTTATCTTTTTGGTGAAAATCTTTTATTTTGCAAGTTACTACCGGATTATCTGTTTTTAATGAAGTTTCTAATAAATGGCTCAATGTATCCGGATTTACTACAGTATCATTATTGAGAACCCATATATAATCAAATTTATCTTTTATCTTTTTTATAGCAACATTATTGGCATGAGAAAATCCTTTATTTTCTGTTAGGATAACAACCGGCTTAGAAAAATCTTTTATCTCTTCATTTTCTTCTATTATTTGATATTCATCTTTATAATAATTTTTAATAATTTCTTTATCTTCTTCGCTGTTATCAACAATAAAAATTGCAAAATTTTTATAATCTAAATTTTTTAAAGAATTAACACACTCTTTTGTATCTTTCCAGTTTTTATAATTTACCAAAATTATGGCTACCGAATATTTGTTATTCTTTATTTCTTCTTCTACTTTTTTAAAATCTATATCTTTATCACTATATTTAAACATAAAAGCATATTTTTTATCTGTAGGGCAAAACCAGCTTATTCCCCATAATTTTTCCGGAGTAGGAACATTACCATATCCGTAATAATCAACTAATTTTTGTGCAAGAATATTTGTGCTTTCTTCGACAAGTTTTTCTGCTATTGAACCTGATTTTCTAAAAGATTCATGTCCTTTATGATATATAAAGCAATTTTTAACAATAGCCTGTTTATATCCATTTAACTGTAATCTCCAAGAAAACTCTAAATCATCATTTCCAAGAAATAAATCTTCATCTAAACCACCTATTTTATCTACAATTTCTTTTTTTGTTGCTAAACAAAAACCAACTAATAATTTACTCTCTTTATATGGCTCATCTTTATATAAACATCCAAGATAATCCGAAATTTCATCATAAGATAAATCCTCAAAAAGTATAGATATTTTAGAATAATATCTTAAATGCTGATTTGGAATTACATAAGAGCTCAAAGGAGAAGATGCTGCATATCCATGATTTATAAGTGGGTCTAATAATTTTTGGACAAAATTTTTTGTTACTATTGTATCCGGATTTAAAAATATATAAAAATCATACTTTGCATATTCAATACCCCTATTTATACCGGCTGAATAACCTATATTTTCATTTAATGATAAAATTTTTATTCTTTTATCATTAAAACTTTTTACAATATTTAATGTGTTATCCCTTGAATTGTTATCAACAATAATAACTTCATCATCTTTTCTCATATTCCTTGATACAGAGTCTAAACATTGATAAATTGTATCTTCATTGTTGTATGTAACTATAATAATTGAAACATTTTGCTCTATTTTATCTTCATATTGGCATTTATTTATATCCTCTTTTATTTTTGATAAAAGTTTATTTTTTATATTCATTAACTTTTGATTTGCTTCATTCTTTTGTGCCAGAGATAAAGATGTAAAGTGTAAATTTCCTATAAGTTTATCATATACATTGAATTTATCTTTTATATCTATATCTATGTCAAGATAGTTTAGAAATTGATTGCTTACAAAGAAAAGTAGTTCATTTAATCCATTTATCATTTGTTCTTCTGATAATTGCTCATTAGTATGTCCAAATCTAAACATTGATAAAGGTTGTGTTAGATATGCAACTTTTCCTTTTTTAGCCAAAGACATCCATAAAAACCAATCGGCATTTGCTTTAAATTCAAAATCACAACATTTAAAAAGTTCAAAATCTACATCTTTTTTCCTAAACATATATGTTGAAAACTCACCTATATAATTTTGTGAATCTATTATGGATTTTTTTATAACTATTTTTCCATCAATTATAGTATCTTCCGGAAAGATTTGAGTTGCTGCAGGGATTTCTATTTTTTCTTTGGTAACTTCATTTATAACATCTCTTACAGAAGTGGCTACGGTTATATTTTCATCACTATCTAATATTTTTGATAACTTTTCCAAATTTTCCGGATATAAAATATCATCTTCAGCAAGATATTTTATATATTCACCTCTTGCAAGATAAAAAAGATTTTTATAGTTTCCGGCTCCACCTAATCTATGTATATTTTGAACATATTTTATATGTGGATATTTCTCTAAGTATGGCAGTAATGCTTTAAAATTAGTTTCTCTATCATCCACATTATCATCAGCAATAATAATTTCATCCGGTTGTAATGTTTGATTTAAAATACTTTCCAACGCTTCAATAAGATAATGTGGTCTATTGTAAGTAGGTATAAGCACAGAGATTTTCATATATGTCCTTCCATTACCAAAATTTTTTTTATTAATCTATAATGAAATTGCCAAATATCTCCAAAACCATTAGAAAATGCATATTCTTTCTCTTTATTCAAAATTTTTAGGATATCATAAAGGATTCTTTTTCTTTTTTCTATACTTTTCTTATTTGTATGCATCCTATAAAGAGCAACAACTTTATCAACATAAGCAAATTTGTATTTTTTCGCTAACCTTAACCACAGCTCCCAATCTTCTATTGTATTCCAATCAGACCATCCACCTACTTCCTTTATTTTTTCAGTTTTTGCCAAATAACCATTAGCAGGTAAATAATTACCTGCTAATAATGTTTTATAACTTCCAAATACTTCTTTATCTCTATAATTTATATTTCTTCCATAAGTATGAAATTCTAAAAATGAATTAGTTCTTTTTTCTGCCGATATAGTTCTCCATGTTCCAAATTCCAAATAAATTTTATTAGAATTTTCATCTATAAAGCTATTATCTCCAAAAGCAACAGCATAACTATCATCTAAATTTTCTAATTCATTAACTAATAAAGAAACTTTATCAGGAAGCATAATATCATCTGCATCTATCTGTGTAAAATATTTACTCTTAGCCCAGTCAAGCATTTCGTTTAGAGTTGCAGCAGTCCCTCTATTTTCTCTATTCCTGTATTCAAATCTTACAAATCTATTTTTACATTCATTTATAAAGCTCATAATAACATCATGAGTATTATCCGTAGAACCATCATTTATTATTATAAATTCTATGTTTTCATAATCTTGATTAATAACGCTTTTTATTGCCTCTGCTACATATTTCTCATGATTATAAACAGGCATAACAGCCGTTACTAATGGTGATTTATTTTCTTTTTTCATTAAATATCCCTATCTGCAAAAATATCCTCTGCCAAAACTCTTCCAAGAGCATCTGTTATAGCAACTTTTTCTATTCCTATCTCTTTTGTATTTTCAAGAATTATTTTTAAAGCTTCTTCAAATGCTATCATTTTTTATCTCCAAGTTTTTGCTTTAATATATCCCCAAGTGTTCCAAGTCCTTCTACTTTTTTAGTTTCTTCCTGTTTTTCTTTTACTTCTTCCTGTTTTTTCTTCTCTTCTTCCTTTCTCTTTTCTTCCAAGAGTAATGCTTTTATGCTTAATTTTATTTTTTTATTTTTTTCGTCTATATCTATTATCTTTGCTTTTACTTTTTGATGTAAAGATAATTTATCACTTGGTATATTTATCCTTTCTATTGCAATTTCAGAGACAGGGATGAATCCTTCTATATCTTCATTTATATCTACAAAAGCTCCCTTATCTATTAATTTTTTAACTTCTGCTTCTATTACATCTCCTATTTTATGATTTTTTATAAACTCATTCCAAGCTTCTTCTTTTACCTGCTTTAATCCAACTATTATCTTATCTTTTTGCGTTCCAATGATTTTAAATTTATAAATTTGATTTGGTTTTAAAATAGAGTTTAAATCTTTAACTTCTTTTCCAAAGATTGCATCTTCTAATCTTAAAATACCTTCTATCTCACCTAAATCTATAAATGCTATTTTATTTTTTACAGATTTTACTTTTGCTTTGATTATATTTCCTATGGGATTTTCTTTTAAAAATTTTTCTACCGGATTTTCTTCTATCTCTTTTATGCTTAATTTTAATTGACCTTTTTCTTTATCAATTTCTATTATTTTTGCCTTTATTTTTTGTCCTATTTGGAATTTTTTCATATTATAACCAAAATGGCTTGTATGAGATGCAGGAATAAATCCTTCTGCATTATCTACCACTACTACTAAACCATATTTATTTATTTCTTTTATCTGAGCTTCTACTATATCTCCTATGCTAAATTTCTCATACGGATTTGGCTCTAAATCTTTCATTGAAACAATGATTTTATCTTCTTTTTTTTCTTTTACAATGGCTTCTATCTCTTGATTTGGCTCTAAGGTTTTATTTTTATCCCATGAGATTAAATGCTTTGGTAAAAATGCATAAATGATATTATCTATATTTATAACTGCACCTTTATCTGTTATTTTTACAACTTTTCCTTTTATTATCTGTCCTTCTTTTATTAAAGATAATAATTTTTCTTTTTCTGCTTTTCTTTCTTCTTCTAAAACTTTTTTTCTTGATACGATTATTTTTGGATATTTTTTAGATGTATTTAGATTTATTATATAAAATTCAACCGGCATATTTTCAAAAAGTTGTTCTTCTTTATTTAAAGAGCTTTCTGATTTTGGCATAAATGCTTTTAAGCCTTTTATATCAACAATATATCCTTTTTCTAATACTTTTTCTATTTCTCCTCTTAATTTA
Above is a genomic segment from Venenivibrio stagnispumantis containing:
- the fliD gene encoding flagellar filament capping protein FliD → MAGEITVGNLVGNIDINQILQMMQTIKSQQILYYQSQQSDISNKKSAINQLGSLVNDFKNAFNTLTDSTIFNNKNVSVSNQNVVSAVVTDTTKLNLTNIDLTVNQLAKNAVWLSNSGVSDANAPITTLGNGTLTINYANGTKSININYDNTKSLNDIANAITSASNGEIIGSIVYDGSKYRLMVTSKDTGANNDITGMVDSLSDSSSLAAAIGGIYQKQQAQDSQITLYGNTITSSNNTFNNLIPGLSITALSTGSSNISVSNDYSSLKQTISNLVDKYNKIVDFISTNTGKDGVLSGEYSLNSITDQIFNGLQPLLTEGILNFDYHTGHLSVDNTKLDAEISTNLDTLKTNISQVKNNLFNYMLYITGIDGIIQQKSVSYDNQINSINETIQSLQDRLNSEMDNLKQQFIYMQNIMQQYQSLGTTISATFLNKSNNG
- the fliS gene encoding flagellar export chaperone FliS — encoded protein: MINPYEAYLESNISTASKLDQIIMLYDKAIISLERAKEDIKNNDIKSKINNINKALDIINYLNAILDMEKGEEIAQNLRDIYTFLMKHITIANAENSVEKIDESIKVLKNLNEGWIGIKDKI
- a CDS encoding tetratricopeptide repeat protein, encoding MFSVAILNLYNDNQKLQKNLDIIQESMEIDNLDKIVIVGKKPEDINTELDVEYLEINSDNKAFLRNKALEKIDSEYTLWLSDFSELDDFTIDELVEVANEYKDADIIYPNSVYKNLQGDKSINMYPDFYGREKDILQTLSIENFLPEFGVLTKNQTVKDFNEDFDDFEFYEKIYKNLNNLKLKCSDISFITINEKDSFIDTSYRAKAIRDLLEIYDLKEIFKNINWEDENSALATAYTIIGDRLSNYYDFFNATEFYRKALLSFHNKHTLKQLIKAYVYMGLFDKAKELVSQEQGLNQDEIKAITQEISQAEQIINLLEKSVLENKLDDVLSMINEVIQYYKGAMIYNILGVIFYYKQDLINSYRFFHKAFTMNPIDEDILRNLVDLAKLTGNEEKVKKLVKRLIG
- a CDS encoding CDP-glycerol glycerophosphotransferase family protein — its product is MDALKKLIEAYWLTGSQNIKNILIKKIRFQNLSRIKKYHSNKKLPLKVLFIVMHSSGFKSLNVLREMINDKTFEPIIMVNPYTLKDKESMIEQIEEEFEHIKNMNLPVQIISSYKKESDSWVNIKEEINPDIVFFTNPHKLTYYEYYEELFINYISYYVPYSHQISNYGNYYPQYNQLFHNAVFKIFTPHKDDLIIHQKYSDNKGINVEVTGYPATEKLIDKNYVPVDVWKPQKKKKIRIIYAPHHTFNYQELPLSTFLRYSEFMKNLVEKYKDEVQWVFRPHPLLKEKLIKYKDWGEYKTKKYWEFWEEHPNCQISEGGEYIDLFLTSDAMIHDCGSFLAEYLYVNKPVLYLVANSNIKEYFNSFGLKAFEACYHAYKEEDIDNFIKSLIEGKKDVKKTVREKFLEENIYPFFKDKTPSQRIIESIKKDFNII
- the tagD gene encoding glycerol-3-phosphate cytidylyltransferase gives rise to the protein MDNKSRKVVITYGTFDLFHIGHLNLLKRAKELGDYLIVGVSTDEFNEIKGKKTIIPYSHRAEIVANIKCVDLVIPEYCWEQKINDIKKYNVDVFVMGNDWKGKFDFLKEYCEVVYLDRTKDISTTQLKQTLKSLSVSKFEIIKAIEILEQLKRDLD
- a CDS encoding glycosyltransferase — protein: MKISVLIPTYNRPHYLIEALESILNQTLQPDEIIIADDNVDDRETNFKALLPYLEKYPHIKYVQNIHRLGGAGNYKNLFYLARGEYIKYLAEDDILYPENLEKLSKILDSDENITVATSVRDVINEVTKEKIEIPAATQIFPEDTIIDGKIVIKKSIIDSQNYIGEFSTYMFRKKDVDFELFKCCDFEFKANADWFLWMSLAKKGKVAYLTQPLSMFRFGHTNEQLSEEQMINGLNELLFFVSNQFLNYLDIDIDIKDKFNVYDKLIGNLHFTSLSLAQKNEANQKLMNIKNKLLSKIKEDINKCQYEDKIEQNVSIIIVTYNNEDTIYQCLDSVSRNMRKDDEVIIVDNNSRDNTLNIVKSFNDKRIKILSLNENIGYSAGINRGIEYAKYDFYIFLNPDTIVTKNFVQKLLDPLINHGYAASSPLSSYVIPNQHLRYYSKISILFEDLSYDEISDYLGCLYKDEPYKESKLLVGFCLATKKEIVDKIGGLDEDLFLGNDDLEFSWRLQLNGYKQAIVKNCFIYHKGHESFRKSGSIAEKLVEESTNILAQKLVDYYGYGNVPTPEKLWGISWFCPTDKKYAFMFKYSDKDIDFKKVEEEIKNNKYSVAIILVNYKNWKDTKECVNSLKNLDYKNFAIFIVDNSEEDKEIIKNYYKDEYQIIEENEEIKDFSKPVVILTENKGFSHANNVAIKKIKDKFDYIWVLNNDTVVNPDTLSHLLETSLKTDNPVVTCKIKDFHQKDKVQYNGVMASYIPIDDTPDRIKEAKFLSGANLLMKSKIYDEIGLWEECYFLYYEDNDIHQRLLKKGYKLIYTPYTEIYHKGGSTIGKWKQNELSLYYAMRNRALFMKKHYGDIDDSYFIELVKDYFNNYVENIGNLRTIFTVVIDIFTGKTGKSFNPDLIINYKRKDEDKLREIYKDAPKELLELYVKCMNKPRDKEQFTELIKFARKGYGQ
- a CDS encoding glycosyltransferase family 2 protein, whose product is MKKENKSPLVTAVMPVYNHEKYVAEAIKSVINQDYENIEFIIINDGSTDNTHDVIMSFINECKNRFVRFEYRNRENRGTAATLNEMLDWAKSKYFTQIDADDIMLPDKVSLLVNELENLDDSYAVAFGDNSFIDENSNKIYLEFGTWRTISAEKRTNSFLEFHTYGRNINYRDKEVFGSYKTLLAGNYLPANGYLAKTEKIKEVGGWSDWNTIEDWELWLRLAKKYKFAYVDKVVALYRMHTNKKSIEKRKRILYDILKILNKEKEYAFSNGFGDIWQFHYRLIKKILVMEGHI
- a CDS encoding S1 RNA-binding domain-containing protein is translated as MEEFEKLIQQYEAESFYQKGEKIKGKIIKIQDDKAYIDIGQKIEAVIPVNQIEGYKEGDEIIAIFTGKKDKDGYFILSRKGIDIQEKIKFLKEAFEKKYKLRGEIEKVLEKGYIVDIKGLKAFMPKSESSLNKEEQLFENMPVEFYIINLNTSKKYPKIIVSRKKVLEEERKAEKEKLLSLIKEGQIIKGKVVKITDKGAVINIDNIIYAFLPKHLISWDKNKTLEPNQEIEAIVKEKKEDKIIVSMKDLEPNPYEKFSIGDIVEAQIKEINKYGLVVVVDNAEGFIPASHTSHFGYNMKKFQIGQKIKAKIIEIDKEKGQLKLSIKEIEENPVEKFLKENPIGNIIKAKVKSVKNKIAFIDLGEIEGILRLEDAIFGKEVKDLNSILKPNQIYKFKIIGTQKDKIIVGLKQVKEEAWNEFIKNHKIGDVIEAEVKKLIDKGAFVDINEDIEGFIPVSEIAIERINIPSDKLSLHQKVKAKIIDIDEKNKKIKLSIKALLLEEKRKEEEKKKQEEVKEKQEETKKVEGLGTLGDILKQKLGDKK